A region from the Polaribacter sp. Hel1_33_78 genome encodes:
- a CDS encoding ABC transporter ATP-binding protein, with translation MAYLELNNIYKTYGQGDRETEILSNINLKIEEGEFVAIVGFTGSGKTTLVNLINGLLAPTSGEVLFKGESVIGASHERGVIFQNYSLLPWLTVEQNVFMAVKEAFPQKSKLELKTIVSDYVEMVSLTPAMHKRPKELSGGMRQRVAVARALAMKPEMIIMDEPLGALDALTRGNLQDEILNIWGKDKRTALLITNDVDEGIYMADRIIPLRPGPRATLGPEFKIDLDRPRDKTEMNDNPNFKKTRNAIIEYLMDIGNERKSEAKEEFILPDLRPKDFVNQFKYGMI, from the coding sequence ATGGCATATTTAGAATTAAATAATATTTACAAAACCTATGGTCAAGGGGATAGGGAAACAGAAATATTATCTAACATAAACTTGAAAATAGAAGAGGGAGAATTTGTCGCTATTGTTGGTTTTACCGGAAGTGGAAAAACAACTTTAGTAAACCTAATAAATGGTTTGTTAGCGCCTACAAGTGGTGAAGTTTTATTTAAAGGAGAGTCCGTGATTGGTGCAAGTCATGAACGGGGAGTTATCTTTCAAAATTATTCCTTACTGCCTTGGTTAACAGTTGAACAAAATGTCTTTATGGCTGTAAAAGAAGCTTTTCCACAGAAATCTAAATTGGAGTTAAAAACGATTGTTTCTGACTATGTAGAAATGGTGAGTTTAACACCAGCTATGCATAAAAGACCAAAAGAATTATCTGGAGGAATGCGTCAAAGGGTTGCCGTTGCAAGAGCTTTGGCAATGAAACCAGAGATGATAATTATGGATGAACCTTTAGGAGCTTTAGATGCTTTAACTCGCGGGAATTTACAAGATGAAATCTTAAATATTTGGGGTAAAGACAAAAGAACAGCGCTATTAATTACCAATGATGTAGATGAAGGAATTTATATGGCGGATAGAATTATTCCTCTTCGCCCAGGTCCAAGAGCAACTTTAGGACCAGAATTTAAAATTGATTTAGATCGTCCAAGAGATAAAACGGAAATGAACGATAATCCTAATTTTAAGAAAACAAGAAATGCTATTATTGAGTATTTGATGGATATTGGGAATGAGAGAAAATCTGAAGCTAAGGAAGAATTTATATTGCCAGATTTGCGTCCGAAAGATTTTGTTAATCAGTTTAAATATGGAATGATATGA
- a CDS encoding cupin domain-containing protein, protein MSVINIQEKFKLFSDHWSPKKVGELNGQQILLAKLKGEFLFHKHDNEDECFMVIKGSLDIELRDKTISLSEGEFYIVPKGVEHKPIAKEEVHIVLFEPLSIKHTGDIVADITVETYESI, encoded by the coding sequence ATGAGTGTCATCAATATACAAGAGAAGTTCAAGCTATTTTCTGACCATTGGTCACCAAAAAAAGTAGGTGAATTAAATGGGCAACAAATATTATTAGCAAAATTAAAAGGTGAGTTTTTGTTTCATAAACACGATAATGAAGATGAATGTTTTATGGTGATAAAAGGTTCTTTAGACATTGAACTAAGAGACAAAACAATTTCTTTAAGCGAAGGCGAATTTTACATTGTTCCAAAAGGAGTTGAACACAAACCAATTGCAAAAGAAGAAGTTCATATTGTTCTGTTTGAACCTCTTTCTATTAAACATACGGGAGATATTGTTGCAGATATCACTGTTGAAACTTACGAAAGCATTTAA
- the aspS gene encoding aspartate--tRNA ligase, with amino-acid sequence MYRSHSCGELRASHINTKVTLAGWVQKSRDKGFMVWVDLRDRYGITQLIFDEERTPKDMMEKAKSLGREFVIQITGTVIERESKNSKMSSGDIEVLVSKLEILNASITPPFTIEDKTDGGEDIRMKYRYLDIRRNPVKDSLIFRHKVSMEVRKYLSDQEFIEVETPYLIKSTPEGARDFVVPSRMNEGQFYALPQSPQTFKQLLMVGGMDKYFQIVKCFRDEDLRADRQPEFTQIDCEMAFVEQEDILAVFEGLTRHLLKEINGVEVAEFPRMLYDDAMKLYGNDKPDIRFGMKFGELNEVTQHKDFGVFNSAELVVGFAVPGGNTYTRKEIDNIIKWVKRPQVGALGMIYCRLNEDGTFKSSVDKFYDQVDLAKWAVITGAKPGDLICVLSGETNKVRAQLSALRMELAERLGLRDPKVFAPLWVIDFPLLELDEETGHYHAMHHPFTSPKPGQLELLDTDPGAVKANAYDLVLNGNEIGGGSIRIHDKQMQATMLKHLGFSEEDAKAQFGFLMDAFEYGAPPHGGLAFGLDRLVAILGGQETIRDFIAFPKNNSGRDVMIDAPAFIDDDQLKELSLKLDIQS; translated from the coding sequence ATGTATAGAAGTCATTCTTGTGGCGAGTTAAGAGCATCGCATATCAATACAAAAGTAACCTTGGCGGGTTGGGTCCAGAAATCGCGTGATAAAGGGTTTATGGTTTGGGTCGATTTACGAGACAGGTATGGAATTACGCAATTAATTTTTGATGAAGAGCGCACTCCAAAAGACATGATGGAAAAAGCAAAATCTTTAGGTAGAGAATTTGTGATTCAAATTACAGGAACTGTAATCGAAAGAGAATCTAAGAATTCTAAAATGTCTTCAGGAGATATTGAAGTATTGGTTTCTAAGCTAGAGATTTTAAATGCATCTATTACGCCGCCTTTTACAATTGAAGATAAAACGGATGGAGGTGAAGACATCAGGATGAAATACAGGTATTTAGATATTAGGAGAAATCCGGTAAAAGACAGTTTAATATTTCGTCATAAAGTTTCGATGGAAGTTCGAAAATACTTGTCTGATCAAGAATTTATTGAAGTTGAAACGCCTTATTTAATTAAGTCTACTCCAGAGGGAGCAAGAGATTTTGTAGTTCCTTCTCGTATGAATGAAGGTCAGTTTTACGCATTACCGCAAAGTCCTCAAACATTCAAACAATTATTAATGGTTGGCGGAATGGATAAATATTTTCAAATTGTAAAATGCTTTAGAGATGAAGATTTGCGAGCAGACAGACAGCCAGAATTTACACAGATTGACTGTGAAATGGCGTTTGTAGAACAAGAAGATATTTTAGCTGTTTTTGAAGGACTAACACGTCATTTGTTAAAAGAAATTAATGGAGTTGAGGTCGCAGAATTTCCAAGAATGCTCTATGATGATGCAATGAAATTGTATGGAAATGACAAACCAGATATTCGTTTTGGAATGAAATTTGGAGAGTTAAATGAAGTTACACAACATAAAGATTTTGGTGTTTTTAACAGTGCAGAATTAGTTGTTGGTTTTGCAGTGCCGGGAGGAAATACCTATACTAGAAAAGAAATAGACAATATTATAAAATGGGTTAAAAGGCCACAAGTTGGTGCTTTAGGAATGATTTATTGTCGTTTAAACGAAGATGGAACATTTAAATCTTCTGTAGATAAGTTTTACGACCAAGTAGACTTGGCTAAATGGGCAGTAATTACAGGGGCAAAACCTGGAGATTTAATATGTGTTTTATCTGGAGAAACAAATAAAGTAAGAGCACAATTATCTGCGTTAAGAATGGAATTAGCAGAACGTTTAGGATTGAGAGATCCAAAAGTATTTGCGCCACTTTGGGTTATAGATTTTCCTTTGTTAGAATTAGATGAAGAAACGGGTCATTACCATGCAATGCACCATCCATTTACGTCACCAAAACCTGGGCAACTGGAATTGTTAGATACAGATCCAGGAGCTGTTAAAGCAAATGCGTATGATTTGGTTTTAAACGGGAATGAAATTGGGGGAGGTTCTATTAGAATACATGATAAACAAATGCAAGCAACAATGTTGAAGCATTTAGGTTTTTCTGAAGAAGATGCCAAAGCACAATTTGGCTTCTTAATGGATGCATTTGAATATGGTGCACCACCTCATGGAGGTTTGGCTTTTGGTTTAGACAGATTGGTTGCTATTTTAGGAGGACAAGAAACGATTCGTGATTTTATTGCCTTCCCAAAAAATAATTCAGGAAGAGATGTAATGATCGATGCGCCAGCATTTATAGATGATGATCAACTAAAGGAATTAAGTTTAAAACTCGATATTCAATCATAA
- a CDS encoding Crp/Fnr family transcriptional regulator yields the protein MSNNTRKVVTDFSCASCVNANCLINKNLNYLSNSAFVKNKKTLKCKKGQQFIMEGASVNGLFFIIKGTVKVFRTGINGREQIVRFAKEGEIIGHRGFGTEEYYSIGAIALQDAILCYFSKDYLQETLLENPKFSYDMMLFYANELNKSESKVKSISQMTVRERVIDTLLYINRKFGNLGVFLNLPLSRKEYADYAGTTEEQVIRIFSVLKKEDLITAKGKKIGINNLQALKNEISEHNYYLDS from the coding sequence GTGTCAAATAATACAAGAAAAGTGGTTACAGACTTCTCTTGCGCTTCTTGTGTTAATGCTAATTGTCTGATAAATAAAAATTTAAATTATCTTTCCAATTCAGCTTTTGTTAAAAATAAGAAAACCTTAAAATGTAAGAAAGGGCAGCAATTTATTATGGAAGGAGCTTCTGTAAATGGATTGTTTTTTATTATTAAAGGAACTGTAAAGGTTTTTAGAACAGGTATTAATGGTAGAGAACAGATTGTGCGTTTTGCTAAAGAAGGAGAAATTATTGGGCACAGAGGTTTTGGTACAGAAGAATATTATTCTATAGGAGCTATTGCTTTACAAGATGCAATATTATGTTATTTCTCTAAAGATTATTTACAAGAAACTCTGTTAGAAAATCCTAAATTTTCTTATGATATGATGCTTTTTTATGCCAATGAACTAAACAAAAGCGAATCTAAAGTAAAGTCTATTTCTCAAATGACGGTTCGCGAACGTGTTATCGACACCTTATTATACATCAACAGAAAGTTTGGTAATTTAGGTGTTTTTTTAAACTTACCTCTTAGTAGAAAAGAATATGCAGATTATGCAGGAACTACGGAAGAGCAGGTTATCAGAATATTTTCTGTACTTAAAAAAGAAGATCTTATTACGGCAAAAGGAAAAAAAATTGGCATTAATAACCTTCAAGCTTTAAAGAACGAAATTAGTGAACATAACTACTATTTAGATTCATAA
- a CDS encoding alginate export family protein: MKKQYVILGLMLLCFQFAKAQFTLDGEFRPRTEYRHGFGSLIPDAAEAGFGISTRVRLNTSYMTDNYWVYVSLQDIMVWGENRQILPYDQNNSFAVFQAWAEIKLGENTSTKIGRQVLSYDDQRILGGLDWAQQGRNHDAALLKYKKDNFMLDVALAFNQDYSHPTGFVSAGTGYNTKGFFSYKTMQMLYMKKSWDKFSSSLLLMNNGFQEFDADNNADGVSNLQTLGTHLNYKNGSFGFAANAYLQTGQRQGALDVKGAYLLGLDFSYKATPKVNLGVGLEIISGNEGDAGETGAFFPLYGTNHKFNGFMDYFYVGNHANSIGLVDFHVSANFTLNKSSSLMVKALNFRGEQALASGEKSLGTEIDLVYKKKFKGYALLLGYSQMFANEGMYELKGITESAAAGSQNWAWAMLVIKPKFLGGK; encoded by the coding sequence ATGAAGAAACAATACGTAATTTTAGGATTAATGCTTTTATGCTTCCAATTTGCAAAAGCACAATTTACATTAGATGGCGAGTTTAGACCAAGAACAGAATATCGTCATGGATTTGGAAGTTTAATTCCAGATGCTGCTGAGGCTGGTTTTGGAATTTCTACTAGAGTAAGACTAAATACTAGTTATATGACTGACAATTATTGGGTATATGTTAGTTTGCAAGATATCATGGTTTGGGGAGAAAATAGACAGATTTTACCTTACGATCAGAACAATTCTTTTGCGGTTTTTCAAGCTTGGGCTGAAATTAAGTTAGGAGAAAATACATCAACAAAAATAGGGCGTCAAGTTCTTTCTTACGACGATCAAAGAATTTTAGGAGGCTTAGATTGGGCACAGCAAGGACGTAATCATGATGCCGCTTTACTGAAATATAAAAAGGACAATTTTATGTTAGATGTAGCATTGGCCTTTAACCAAGATTATTCGCATCCAACGGGTTTTGTTTCTGCAGGAACAGGCTACAATACCAAAGGTTTTTTCTCATATAAAACTATGCAAATGTTATATATGAAGAAGAGTTGGGATAAATTTTCTAGTAGTTTATTGTTAATGAATAATGGATTTCAAGAATTTGACGCAGACAATAATGCAGATGGCGTAAGTAACTTACAGACATTAGGAACGCATTTAAATTATAAAAACGGAAGCTTTGGATTCGCCGCAAATGCCTATTTACAGACTGGACAACGTCAAGGAGCATTAGATGTAAAAGGGGCTTATTTATTAGGATTAGACTTTAGTTACAAAGCAACGCCAAAAGTTAATTTAGGAGTGGGTCTAGAAATTATTAGTGGTAATGAGGGTGATGCAGGAGAAACAGGGGCATTCTTTCCATTATATGGGACAAATCATAAGTTTAATGGATTTATGGATTATTTTTATGTGGGCAACCATGCAAATTCTATTGGTTTAGTAGATTTTCATGTAAGCGCAAACTTTACTTTAAATAAATCTTCTAGTTTAATGGTGAAAGCATTAAACTTTAGAGGAGAACAAGCCTTAGCTAGTGGAGAAAAATCATTAGGAACAGAAATAGATTTGGTATACAAGAAGAAATTTAAAGGGTATGCTTTGCTACTTGGATATTCTCAAATGTTTGCAAACGAGGGAATGTATGAGTTAAAAGGAATTACTGAATCCGCAGCTGCAGGATCTCAAAATTGGGCTTGGGCAATGTTAGTCATAAAGCCTAAATTTTTAGGCGGTAAATAA
- a CDS encoding CmpA/NrtA family ABC transporter substrate-binding protein, producing MKSLFKKSTYILPAAMLLFACGGKETKKTTAAVEAKTSKTKTLEIEKPQLTFGFIKLTDMAPLAIAKEKSFFEDEGLFVSVEAQSNWKNILDRVIDGQLDGSHMLAGQPIAAGAGFGRQAKLVTTFSMDLNGNAITVSNDVWSKMKSHVPKDKDGKPVHPIKAEALKPVITEYKNSGKAFKMGMVFPVSTHNYEIRYWLAAAGINPGMYTKENVQGQIDAEVLLSVTPPPQMPATLEAGTIHGYCVGEPWNQQAVFKGIGVPVVTNYDIWKNNPEKVFVMTQKFIDENPNTAIAVTKALIRAGKWLDEPTNRKEAVKILSMSQYVGAPEAVLANSMTGTFEFEKGDKRDMPDFNVFYKYNATYPFYSDGIWFLTQMRRWGQIPDAKTADWYASTIKDIYRPDIWKKAAALLVAEGNIPATDIPMTDGYKPATADFIDGTIYDAKDPLGYINSFKIGNKDKK from the coding sequence ATGAAATCTCTATTTAAAAAATCAACTTACATTTTACCTGCAGCAATGTTACTATTTGCTTGTGGAGGTAAAGAAACTAAAAAGACAACAGCAGCTGTTGAAGCAAAAACATCAAAAACAAAAACATTAGAAATTGAAAAACCACAATTAACTTTTGGTTTTATCAAATTAACAGATATGGCTCCTTTGGCAATTGCTAAAGAAAAAAGTTTTTTCGAAGACGAAGGGTTGTTTGTTTCTGTTGAAGCACAATCTAACTGGAAAAATATTTTAGACCGTGTTATTGATGGTCAATTAGATGGTTCGCATATGTTAGCAGGTCAGCCAATTGCTGCAGGAGCAGGTTTTGGTCGTCAAGCAAAATTAGTTACTACTTTTTCTATGGATTTAAATGGAAATGCAATTACAGTTTCTAATGATGTTTGGTCTAAAATGAAATCTCATGTGCCAAAAGATAAAGATGGTAAGCCAGTTCATCCAATAAAAGCAGAAGCTTTAAAACCAGTTATTACTGAGTATAAAAATTCTGGAAAAGCATTTAAAATGGGGATGGTTTTTCCTGTATCAACTCATAATTATGAAATTAGATATTGGTTAGCAGCAGCAGGAATCAATCCTGGAATGTACACAAAAGAAAATGTACAAGGACAAATTGATGCTGAGGTTTTATTATCTGTAACCCCTCCGCCACAAATGCCAGCAACGTTAGAAGCAGGTACCATTCATGGATATTGTGTTGGTGAACCTTGGAATCAACAAGCTGTTTTTAAAGGGATTGGAGTTCCGGTTGTGACAAATTATGATATCTGGAAAAACAACCCAGAGAAAGTATTTGTAATGACTCAGAAATTTATTGATGAAAATCCAAATACAGCAATTGCAGTTACTAAAGCTTTAATTAGAGCTGGTAAGTGGTTAGATGAACCAACAAACAGAAAAGAAGCGGTAAAAATCTTATCAATGTCACAATATGTTGGTGCGCCAGAAGCAGTTTTAGCAAATTCTATGACAGGTACTTTTGAGTTTGAGAAAGGAGATAAACGTGATATGCCAGACTTTAATGTATTCTATAAATACAATGCAACATATCCTTTTTATTCTGATGGAATTTGGTTTTTAACACAAATGAGAAGATGGGGACAGATACCTGATGCAAAAACTGCAGATTGGTATGCAAGTACAATTAAAGATATTTACAGACCAGATATCTGGAAAAAAGCAGCAGCTCTTTTAGTAGCTGAAGGAAACATACCTGCTACAGATATTCCTATGACCGATGGTTATAAGCCAGCAACAGCAGATTTTATTGACGGAACAATTTACGATGCAAAAGATCCTTTAGGATACATCAATAGTTTCAAAATAGGAAATAAAGACAAAAAATAA
- a CDS encoding ABC transporter permease, giving the protein MKASLTLGKVSNFIGLGFFTTLKDLFIGKLEKEEFKNFLRKTIVPLASILLFIGLWHLGAKSLYNIEAEFKIEKALADQGQVAADALKVCIASGESSCEPNTLPSPVQVWKSFQSLLRDHNIITADKAAFIEKTTVLNAKRVAEGKNAITYTGRPSFVDQIFRSLQTVFAGFLLALLIAVPLGIFIGLSPTLKSSFNWFIQIFKPVSPVVWYLLVFMIVKTLLIDSNEDSSFTISFISVGLCSMWATLVNTAMGVSSVDKDYINVAKVLKLGTFQKIFKVVLPSSLPLIFTGLKITLSVAWMVLIAIELLAQSPGLGLFVWEEFQNGANDSNAKIIVAMFVIGIIGFLLDRLMLTIQNWVSFDKTNAI; this is encoded by the coding sequence ATGAAAGCAAGTTTAACACTAGGGAAGGTTTCTAATTTTATAGGATTAGGTTTTTTTACAACATTAAAAGATCTGTTTATAGGAAAACTAGAAAAAGAAGAATTTAAAAACTTTTTACGCAAGACTATAGTGCCACTTGCTTCCATTTTATTATTTATTGGTTTGTGGCATTTAGGAGCAAAGTCTTTATACAATATTGAGGCAGAATTTAAAATAGAAAAGGCTTTGGCAGATCAAGGTCAAGTTGCAGCAGATGCTTTAAAAGTTTGCATTGCTTCCGGTGAATCTAGTTGTGAACCAAATACATTGCCGTCTCCTGTTCAAGTTTGGAAATCGTTTCAATCTTTGTTAAGAGATCATAATATTATTACTGCAGATAAAGCTGCTTTTATAGAAAAGACAACAGTTTTAAATGCCAAAAGAGTCGCTGAAGGTAAAAATGCAATTACCTATACGGGAAGGCCTTCTTTTGTAGATCAAATTTTTAGAAGTTTACAAACAGTATTTGCTGGTTTTTTATTGGCGTTATTAATCGCTGTTCCCTTAGGAATTTTTATAGGATTGAGTCCAACATTAAAAAGTTCATTTAACTGGTTTATTCAAATTTTTAAACCAGTATCACCAGTTGTTTGGTATTTGTTAGTTTTTATGATTGTAAAAACATTGTTGATTGATTCTAATGAAGACAGTTCATTTACAATCTCATTTATAAGTGTTGGTTTATGCTCTATGTGGGCTACTTTGGTCAATACAGCAATGGGCGTTTCTTCTGTAGATAAAGATTATATAAACGTTGCAAAAGTTTTGAAATTAGGCACTTTTCAGAAAATTTTTAAAGTAGTATTACCCTCTTCCTTGCCATTAATTTTTACAGGATTAAAAATTACATTATCAGTGGCTTGGATGGTTTTAATTGCGATTGAACTTTTGGCACAGAGTCCTGGTTTGGGGTTGTTTGTATGGGAGGAATTTCAAAATGGAGCAAATGATTCTAACGCAAAAATTATTGTTGCCATGTTTGTAATTGGTATTATAGGTTTTTTATTAGATAGATTAATGTTAACGATACAAAATTGGGTTTCTTTTGATAAAACAAATGCAATATAA
- a CDS encoding ABC transporter ATP-binding protein: MSTILEQKKAKIITNNRLFHSNEVMLDLKNLKKVYPTPKGDYVVLEDLNLQIKKEEFVTIIGHSGCGKTTMLSMIAGLNPISGGNISVLGKHIRGPGPDRGVIFQSPSLMPWMTSLQNVLLGVNKVFPHGTKAQRNDIAKYYLQKVGLEDSFHKKASELSQGMQQRVGIARAFAIKPKVLLLDEPFGMLDSLTRGELQDILIEIWNKEKITAVMITHDVDEAIFLADRVVMMTSGPKAKIGDILDINFERPRTRKSVLEHDDYYTYRKHLIDFLEH; the protein is encoded by the coding sequence ATGAGCACTATATTAGAACAAAAAAAAGCTAAAATCATTACTAATAATAGACTGTTTCATTCGAATGAAGTTATGCTGGATTTAAAAAATCTAAAAAAAGTGTATCCTACTCCGAAAGGTGATTATGTAGTTTTAGAGGATTTAAATCTTCAGATAAAAAAAGAAGAATTCGTGACTATAATTGGTCATTCAGGTTGCGGTAAAACAACAATGCTCTCAATGATTGCAGGGTTAAACCCAATTTCAGGAGGAAATATTTCTGTATTAGGAAAACATATACGCGGACCAGGACCAGATAGGGGTGTTATTTTTCAATCACCTAGTTTAATGCCTTGGATGACCTCATTACAAAATGTATTGTTGGGTGTAAATAAAGTGTTTCCTCACGGAACAAAAGCGCAACGAAATGATATTGCGAAATACTATTTACAAAAAGTAGGTTTAGAAGATTCTTTTCATAAAAAAGCAAGCGAATTATCTCAAGGAATGCAACAAAGGGTGGGTATTGCAAGAGCATTTGCGATTAAACCAAAAGTACTTTTATTAGATGAGCCTTTTGGAATGTTAGATTCTTTAACGAGAGGAGAATTGCAAGATATCTTAATTGAGATATGGAATAAAGAGAAAATTACTGCTGTTATGATTACGCACGATGTTGATGAAGCTATTTTTTTAGCAGACAGAGTTGTGATGATGACAAGCGGTCCCAAAGCAAAAATTGGTGATATTCTAGACATCAATTTTGAAAGACCAAGAACTAGAAAATCAGTTTTAGAACACGACGATTATTATACATATAGAAAGCACTTAATAGATTTTTTAGAGCACTAG
- the rsmI gene encoding 16S rRNA (cytidine(1402)-2'-O)-methyltransferase yields MSKLYLVPTPIGNLEDITFRAIRVLKEVDFILAEDTRTSGKLLKHFEIDTQMHSHHMHNEHKSIIGIINRIKNGETCALISDAGTPAISDPGFLLTRACVENNIEVDCLPGATAFVPALVNSGLPNDKFVFEGFLPVKKGRQTRFLLLAEEKRTMIFYESPHKLVKTLAHFVEYFGADRQVSVSRELTKMFEETIRGTATEVLAHYSNKPPKGEIVIIVDGKK; encoded by the coding sequence ATGAGTAAACTATATTTAGTTCCTACGCCAATAGGTAATTTAGAAGACATAACCTTTAGAGCAATTCGTGTCTTAAAAGAAGTCGATTTTATTTTAGCAGAAGATACTCGAACCAGTGGAAAACTTTTAAAACATTTTGAGATTGATACACAAATGCACAGTCATCATATGCATAATGAGCACAAATCTATCATTGGAATTATCAACCGGATAAAAAACGGAGAAACCTGTGCTTTAATCTCTGATGCTGGAACACCTGCCATTTCAGATCCTGGATTTTTACTCACAAGAGCATGTGTAGAAAATAATATAGAAGTAGACTGTTTGCCAGGTGCGACTGCTTTTGTGCCAGCCTTGGTAAATTCTGGCTTACCAAATGACAAGTTTGTTTTTGAAGGTTTTTTGCCCGTTAAGAAAGGAAGACAAACTCGGTTTTTATTATTAGCGGAAGAAAAAAGAACTATGATTTTTTATGAATCTCCCCATAAACTAGTAAAAACCTTAGCACATTTTGTAGAATATTTTGGTGCTGACAGACAGGTCTCTGTTTCTAGAGAACTTACAAAAATGTTTGAAGAAACAATTAGAGGAACCGCCACTGAAGTTTTAGCACATTATTCAAATAAACCACCAAAAGGAGAGATTGTTATAATTGTTGATGGCAAAAAATAA
- a CDS encoding rubredoxin: MSKQLNRLIIKGGVLSPGELKYICDSVESLGLKTISFGSRQDILLPKKVQRDDLTQFDKLKIVEIDETGVENIVSSYVCADIFPSTSWLTGDRYLYILEQFRSKSKLKINITDPKQRLVPLFTGHINFIASEHEDYWYLYVRLPDWKKTKMYPALIYSWDLDKIEAAIEDILQEEPETIETIFELVSDAVDTNNRTVDKPLEVPFYPFPYFEGMNKIGMDKYWLGLYWRNNKYDISFLKEMCELCSENKIGKISITPWKSFVVKGIPKESKLIWEKFLGKRGINVRHSMLELNWHLPVSNKDALNLKKYLVSNFDQNDISTYGLTFGITDYSKSFYYFTSIVVEKNKQPEMIGNFKTRDTYNLLYAKNFDPNTRDYILHVQDVDKVELPGLLMELSQLYFDQLGNEKEEEIVIKVKKKTTKLEVYQCQDCLTIYDDSFGDITQNIPPKTMFSELPVSYECSLCEASKNYFKKIVLVK; this comes from the coding sequence ATGAGCAAACAGTTAAATAGATTAATCATAAAAGGAGGCGTTTTATCTCCTGGAGAACTAAAATATATTTGCGATTCTGTCGAAAGTTTAGGGTTAAAAACGATTTCTTTTGGATCTAGACAAGATATTTTATTGCCTAAAAAAGTACAACGAGATGATCTTACTCAATTTGATAAACTAAAAATTGTAGAAATTGATGAAACTGGTGTAGAAAATATTGTTTCCTCTTATGTTTGTGCAGATATTTTTCCAAGTACTTCTTGGTTAACAGGAGATAGATACTTGTATATTTTAGAGCAATTTCGTTCTAAATCAAAATTGAAAATCAATATTACAGATCCAAAACAACGTTTAGTTCCATTGTTTACAGGACATATTAATTTTATTGCTTCAGAACACGAAGATTATTGGTATTTGTATGTGAGACTTCCAGATTGGAAAAAAACAAAAATGTATCCTGCATTAATTTATAGTTGGGATTTAGATAAAATTGAAGCTGCAATTGAAGATATTCTTCAGGAAGAACCAGAAACTATAGAAACTATTTTTGAGTTGGTAAGTGATGCAGTTGATACCAATAATAGAACCGTAGATAAACCTTTAGAAGTGCCTTTTTACCCTTTTCCATATTTTGAAGGAATGAATAAAATTGGAATGGATAAATATTGGTTGGGTTTGTATTGGAGAAATAACAAATATGACATCTCTTTTTTAAAGGAAATGTGCGAATTATGTTCAGAAAATAAGATTGGTAAAATTTCTATAACTCCATGGAAATCATTTGTAGTAAAAGGAATACCGAAAGAATCTAAATTAATATGGGAGAAATTTTTAGGTAAAAGAGGTATTAATGTTAGGCACTCAATGTTAGAATTAAACTGGCATTTGCCAGTTTCTAATAAAGATGCGTTAAATCTTAAGAAATATTTGGTTTCTAATTTCGATCAAAATGATATTAGTACATATGGTTTAACCTTTGGAATTACAGATTACAGCAAGTCTTTTTATTATTTTACATCTATTGTTGTTGAAAAAAATAAACAACCAGAAATGATTGGTAATTTTAAAACAAGAGATACCTATAATTTGTTGTATGCAAAAAATTTTGATCCAAATACGAGAGATTATATCTTACATGTACAAGATGTAGATAAGGTAGAATTACCAGGTTTATTAATGGAGTTAAGTCAACTTTATTTTGATCAGTTAGGAAATGAAAAAGAAGAAGAAATAGTAATTAAAGTAAAGAAAAAAACTACAAAATTAGAAGTCTATCAATGTCAAGATTGCTTAACAATTTATGATGACAGTTTTGGAGATATTACTCAGAATATACCACCAAAAACTATGTTTTCTGAATTGCCAGTATCTTATGAGTGTTCTCTATGTGAAGCTTCTAAAAACTATTTTAAGAAAATAGTATTAGTAAAATAA